A single Gemmatimonadaceae bacterium DNA region contains:
- a CDS encoding ferredoxin, translating into VSMGGDGAMLDIGFQNLSRLLASGKPIKVVVLDTQVYSNTGGQACTSGYTGQVADMAAYGKAQHGKTETRKELALLAIAHRGAYVHQSSQASASHLVAGVLKGLHKRRPAVFNIYTPCPVEHGLADDSSQQAARLALESRAFPFLTYDPDAGPNFADCLSLDGNPSPDETWPTYTVKYLDDAGVEQALDVPLTIADWAATEARFKQHFTEVPSDAWNDAMMPFHEFVALPADERDGRAPYILAVGKDRTLRRLGVSAEMVQLAQERLHFWSQLKQLAGLEISPAVHDAVAVALEAEFDQRLSAVRAEYEAKISELKASYPSQIARRLAEGLLRHGGGSAIADLLSSLPEVAHTGNGNGAAVAAAPVPAPVAAPVPTAAPSAVAAPAAAPAPAPVAVAVSATVVEEDDALVLEAYIDSARCTSCNECTNLNKKMFAYNADKQAYVKDARAGTYQHLVTAAERCPVSIIHPGSPLNPKEKDLEKWVKRGAKFN; encoded by the coding sequence CGTCTCGATGGGCGGCGACGGCGCGATGCTCGACATCGGATTCCAGAACCTCTCGCGGCTGCTCGCGTCGGGCAAGCCGATCAAGGTGGTGGTGCTCGACACGCAGGTGTATTCCAACACCGGCGGACAGGCGTGCACCTCCGGCTACACCGGCCAGGTGGCCGACATGGCCGCGTACGGCAAGGCGCAGCACGGCAAGACCGAGACGCGGAAGGAGCTCGCGCTCCTGGCCATCGCGCACCGCGGCGCGTACGTGCATCAGTCCTCGCAGGCATCGGCGTCGCACCTCGTGGCGGGCGTGCTCAAGGGACTGCACAAGCGCCGCCCTGCGGTGTTCAACATCTATACTCCGTGCCCGGTGGAGCACGGCCTCGCCGACGACTCGTCGCAGCAGGCCGCGCGGCTGGCGCTGGAGAGCCGCGCCTTTCCCTTCCTCACGTACGACCCCGACGCCGGTCCGAACTTCGCCGACTGTCTGAGTCTGGACGGCAATCCGTCGCCCGACGAGACCTGGCCCACATACACGGTCAAGTACCTGGATGACGCCGGCGTCGAGCAGGCGCTCGACGTGCCCCTCACGATCGCCGACTGGGCGGCGACCGAAGCCCGGTTCAAGCAGCACTTCACCGAAGTGCCGTCCGACGCGTGGAACGACGCGATGATGCCCTTCCATGAATTCGTCGCGCTGCCGGCCGACGAGCGCGATGGGCGCGCGCCGTACATCCTCGCCGTGGGCAAGGATCGCACGCTGCGGCGCCTGGGCGTGTCGGCGGAGATGGTGCAACTGGCGCAGGAGCGCCTGCACTTCTGGTCGCAGCTCAAGCAGCTGGCCGGGCTCGAGATCTCGCCCGCCGTGCACGACGCGGTGGCGGTTGCGCTCGAGGCCGAATTCGACCAGCGGCTGTCGGCCGTGCGCGCCGAGTACGAGGCCAAGATCAGCGAGCTGAAGGCCAGCTATCCGTCGCAGATCGCGCGCCGGCTGGCCGAGGGATTACTGCGGCACGGCGGAGGCTCGGCGATTGCCGACCTGCTGTCGTCGCTGCCCGAGGTGGCGCACACCGGGAACGGAAACGGCGCGGCGGTTGCTGCCGCGCCGGTGCCGGCGCCGGTCGCCGCTCCTGTCCCCACGGCCGCGCCGTCTGCCGTCGCGGCTCCGGCGGCCGCACCGGCACCGGCACCGGTCGCGGTCGCCGTGTCGGCCACCGTCGTGGAGGAAGACGATGCGCTCGTCCTCGAGGCCTACATCGACTCGGCGCGGTGCACCAGCTGCAACGAGTGCACCAACCTGAACAAGAAGATGTTCGCGTACAACGCGGACAAGCAGGCGTACGTGAAGGATGCGCGCGCCGGCACGTACCAGCATCTCGTCACCGCCGCCGAGCGTTGCCCGGTGTCGATCATTCACCCGGGATCGCCGCTCAACCCCAAGGAGAAGGATCTGGAGAAATGGGTGAAGCGCGGCGCGAAGTTCAACTGA